The segment ACCATGTTTAATGTGTGTAGGTGCTTTGTTACAAACAAGAATAAAACATATTGTTTTTGCTTTAAAAGATAGTAAATTTGGATGTGTTGAATCACTCTATAATTTAACATTAGATAAAAGATTTAATCATCGTATTGAATATACTTATTCTTTAAACTTAGATAGTAAAGAAATGTTACAAAGTTTTTTTGGAGAAATTCGTAATTTATAATAATTGTTTTTATAACAAATTTTATAAAAAATTGTTAGGATAAATATAGGTGATTTAAATGAAACATAAATCTTTTTATAGAAAGTATCGACCAAATTCTTTTTCAGAAATAATTAGTCAGGATAATATTGTAAGAATATTAAAAAATTCTATTTTAAATAATAGTTTTAATCATGCTTATTTATTTTCAGGCTCAAAAGGTACAGGAAAAACATCAACGGCTAAAATATTTGCTAAAGCAATTAATTGTCAAAATAACATTGATGGAGATGCATGTAATACTTGTGAAAATTGTATAAACATTAGTTCAAATAATTGTATTGATATTTTAGAAATTGATGGTGCTTCCAATAATGGTGTTGATGAAATAAGAAGTATTAGAGATAATATTAACTTATTACCGATGAATTTTAAATATAAAGTTTATATTATTGATGAAGTTCATATGTTAACAACTTCTGCTTTTAATGCATTATTAAAAACCTTAGAAGAACCACCACAACATATTATTTTTATTTTAGCAACAACAGAACCGTATAAAGTAATTCCAACTATAATTTCTCGTTGTTTATGATTTGAATTTAAAAAAATTAATGTAAATGAAACTAAAAAACATTTTATTGATGTTTTAACAAAAGAAAAAATTAATTTTGAGGTTGAAGCAATAGAGGAATTAGCAATATTGAGCGAAGGTTCTTTACGTGATGGTTTAAATTATTTAGAAAAAACATTTAATTATGGTAACAATATAACACTTAAAAATGTTGAAAAAATATTTTCTGTTTTATCAACAAAAAATAAAATATTATTTTTAATTAATATATTTAATTGTAATATTGAGCAAGTAATAAAACAATTAACATTATTTGATGAATATACTATTCAATATAAAAAAAATATTATTGATTTTATTTATATTCTTGAAGAAATATTAATTTATGCTATTACTAAAAAAACAGAATTACTTAAAATGATAAATATTCAACAAGTAAATATTTTTTCTGAAGTAGTAAAATCTGATTTACTTTTAATTTTGAATTCATTTAATGAAATTTTAATTCAAGAAGATGTTGATGATTTAAAACCAATATTAATACTAAAAATATTAAATTTAATTAAAAATTTTGAGAATAAATATTCATTAAATTATTTAGAAAAAGCAAAAATATCTATTATGAATATAGAAAATAAAAGTATAAATTTAAATAGTAAAGATGAAATAACAAAAATTTTAAAAAAAAGCGAAATAGATAAAAATAATGAAGAATTAACTTCAATTTTAGTAAAAGAAGAAAATACTAATATTAAAGAAAAAGAAATTTTTGATGTACCAACTGTGAAAAATTTAAAAAATGATGAGATAATTGATAAAGCCATTAATTTAATTTTACAAGCTGATAAAAATATTAGAAAAGAAGTTAGTGAAAAGTGAAAAAATATTTCTAAATTTATTATCATTAATAAATTTAGAAACATAACTAAAGTTTATATAAATACTATTATTGCGGCAGCATCTACTAATGGCATTATTATTATTACCAAAAACATTATTCAATCTGATTTAATAAATCAAAGTTTTTTAAGTAAAGAACATAGAGAATTTTTAAATATTTTATTAGAAAATGAATATATGATTTATGCCCTTGATAAAAATCAATGACAGGAAACAAGAAAAAAATATCAAGAGTTACTAACAAAAAAAATATTACCAAAACCAGTAGATATTGTAATATCAAAACCTGTAATTGAGTCATTTACCAACGTAGATAGAGATCCGACTTTAAATTTTATTAAAAAAATATTTACTGAAATTGAAGAAATATAAAAATATGAGGTGAAAAAAATATGGATATGAAAAGAATGTTAGCACAAGCACAAGCAATTCAAGGAAAGTTAACAAAATTTAAAAAAGAAGAATTTACTTTTTCTGATATTGATGGTTTGGTTAAAATTATTATAACAGGTGGACGTAAACTAGTTTCAATTAATATTGAAGGATTATTAAAAGAAGCAGAGAATGATTATTCAAGTATTAATGATATGTTACAAACAGAACTAAATAAAGCATTAAAACAAATAGATGAAAAAGAAAAAAATATTGCTGGCAAGTTTTAGAAGAGTTTAGTAATTTTAGCATAGAAAGAGGTAGAAAAATGTTATTTATTACCTTTGAAGGGCCAGAAGGTGCAGGTAAAACTACAGTTTTAAAAATGATTAAAGAACAATTAAAACAAGATGG is part of the Spiroplasma endosymbiont of Lasioglossum villosulum genome and harbors:
- the dnaX gene encoding DNA polymerase III subunit gamma/tau, with protein sequence MKHKSFYRKYRPNSFSEIISQDNIVRILKNSILNNSFNHAYLFSGSKGTGKTSTAKIFAKAINCQNNIDGDACNTCENCINISSNNCIDILEIDGASNNGVDEIRSIRDNINLLPMNFKYKVYIIDEVHMLTTSAFNALLKTLEEPPQHIIFILATTEPYKVIPTIISRCLWFEFKKINVNETKKHFIDVLTKEKINFEVEAIEELAILSEGSLRDGLNYLEKTFNYGNNITLKNVEKIFSVLSTKNKILFLINIFNCNIEQVIKQLTLFDEYTIQYKKNIIDFIYILEEILIYAITKKTELLKMINIQQVNIFSEVVKSDLLLILNSFNEILIQEDVDDLKPILILKILNLIKNFENKYSLNYLEKAKISIMNIENKSINLNSKDEITKILKKSEIDKNNEELTSILVKEENTNIKEKEIFDVPTVKNLKNDEIIDKAINLILQADKNIRKEVSEKWKNISKFIIINKFRNITKVYINTIIAAASTNGIIIITKNIIQSDLINQSFLSKEHREFLNILLENEYMIYALDKNQWQETRKKYQELLTKKILPKPVDIVISKPVIESFTNVDRDPTLNFIKKIFTEIEEI
- a CDS encoding YbaB/EbfC family nucleoid-associated protein; amino-acid sequence: MDMKRMLAQAQAIQGKLTKFKKEEFTFSDIDGLVKIIITGGRKLVSINIEGLLKEAENDYSSINDMLQTELNKALKQIDEKEKNIAGKF